The nucleotide window ATAATCTAGCCCCATCCCTCAGCTTCCCCCGAATAATTCATCAAATCAGACGTGTCATCTCTGGAGATTAGCGATGGGGCTGAACCGATTTAGTTTTGGGTGCGTTGTAGTCATTTCCCTAGTGTCACTCTGGCGAAGCACTTACAAGTCCCAGGCAAGAGCCTGGAGGGGGTCagtgttgggggagaggggttagcAGGAGCCGTACTTCTCCCCCGGACTCAATATGGAGCCGTGGGAGAGGACTTGGCACTTTAATCCCTTCAAAGAAACCGATCTAAATTCAAGCCCTACCACTCTGGGAAGCCTTTGAGAGGCCAGCGATTGTTTCCGCAGGAAAGCCAGATAAAGATCTCTGTGTGCTGCCGTTTAaaaaggcttcatttgcaacgcgAATACAATTGAACCCGACGGCTACTGGGAGGATCGAGTTACCTGGGGAAACAGTTACAGAGACGTgaaggaaggagggcagggcACTATCTGCTCCAAAGTGTGTCCAAGTGCTCGGGGAACGTCCTCCGTCACGTGTCCAGCTCAGGGGCTGGCTGTACCCGGGCTGAGAGCGGAGCTGGGGCTGCTTCTACCAGCAGCGAGGAGAGGGGTTTGTGTTCAGTGACACGGCGCGCGGGGCAGGGCCGGAGCAGGAGCGCGAGCTATCTCCCGCCTGGCTCCCGGGCTCCGCGCTCCCGCCCTGTCACAGCCGCGCCCCGGGACCGGCTTGGAGAGGACTGGGAAGCCTGAGAGCTGGCGGGGGCAGATTCACTTCGCGGGGCGGCGTCTTGTTTGCCCCGCCAGCTGCGGGACACAGCAAGAGGCTTCCGCGGAGATCCGAGCAGAAGTTTTCAGGCAGTTTCTCGAGCAACGCTGCCGCCTGTACTGTACTTCAAATAGTTTATCTGAGCCGAGGCACTTGGCGCACCAACTTCCCGCTTAACATCAAAAGGAAACACACAGCCCCAACAAAACCGCTACCGCGAGAGACGTTCACCTCCCTTTCACAGGTCTTTTATGCACCTTTAgatcacacacactcacccccagCAAAGGGACACGCATTTTCCTAGTCTATAGGTTACCATGTTGATCACACGTTACCAAAGCCCATCATTTTAATTCCGCTCCATCGAGCTCTGCCTTTAGCCCAGCGCCACAGAGACGCACAAGAAATGCACAGAGCCCACATTTCAGTTAATTAAGCCAACGCCAGTGGGGAACCCCCCGTGAGTTTTTTAGCTAAGCCAGAGCCACGGAGTTTGCTGTTCTCAGCTTCGGGAGAGAGCACGAGAGAAACTGTAGGGAAGTTTGGCAGCTGGGGTCCCCCAACGCCCCCCAGGTGAACTTGCTGTGTTTATACTGTTACTTTGAGTCATCAAACTCTAACAGCGGAATCCGCAGGCAGATTTCTCTGGAGATAACAAAGACACATTGTCGCTTTAGGTCTCTGCTACAAATCCTTAATTGCAcaaaaaaggcagcaaggggtggggggatccAGTGTCCTGAGCATCCAATGCAAGGGTCTCCAGGCGGTAAGGGGCCCTTTGATCAAGAAAATCCAATTATTTGTGTATATACATTTCCCACATAGTGATTACTTCATTAATTGTCCCGCCTTTATCtcctcccttcccatcccccctaaTAATCAGTTCTTTTATCCAGACCAACAAACACACCATAGGAGCTTTGTGGATTCAAAGGATTTGCTTTCGCTTCTGAAAGAGCCGCTATTCTTTGATGATTGGGTAGCGGCAAACTTCAAAGCCATAAATCTTCCCTCTGACTGGCTGGCGGCCCAGCAAAGTccttatcaaattcttggagGTGATCCTGGTGCAGTCAGACAGTCCGCGCAGATCTCGCCGCGCGGGGGGGTGGCCCGGACGCGGAGGCACAAAGATCACAGGGAAAGCGAGAGAAAGAAGCTGGGCAGCTCTTGGTCTTCCCCTTGGCGTCTCCATGCCTGGCCACTGCCCCGGGGTCCTCCCCTGGCTCCGGGAGCAGTAACCATGGCCGCTGTGGCCGTCGTGCGCAACGACTCTCTGCAAGCTTTCCTCCAGGTCAGTACCAGCGCCTCCCCAGGCGAGctctgcctggctgggaggggggcgggtgCGGGGTGCGTCTCTCACGCTGATAACAACGGAGAAAGTTTAAAGTTAGGGGGAGACAGCAGCGCTCCAAGTAACGGAAAAGCAGGGCGCAGCCAGGCTCCTTGGGTCTGTCAGGGCTCCGGGGATCGCGCCAAAGGCAGTACCAGCCCGCAGGAGGCTTGCTACCGCTGAAAGCACGGGTCTCAAGTATACAAAAGAAATCTCCTTTATTGTATAACTCCTCACCCCGGTTGGGGTCCGGTTGGGCCCTAGATGAAGAAGATCCTTGGGGGTTCAAGCCGCTGGTCTGCAACGGGCACTGTAAAAGCCACTCTGGGCTAAGGAGAAGTGTAGGGGGTGGGTTAGCTCTGGGAATTCACTTCTGCAGGCGGCATCTACGGGAGCTCCAGAGAACCCACAGTgcctggcgggaggggggttAGAgccgggcgagggggggggggagacgttTGTTGTAGCCTGTCCTGCCGCTGACTCAGGCTTCTCCTCACCGAGAGTTTGGCAGAGTGTGAGGAAAGTTTCTTGCCCATGTATTGAGTGACTAGCGCTCCGCGTTCCCCTAGAGAACACACAGAAACTTTCCAGTTCCGGGAGCGGCCGCGCCTCGGGGAGGTGGAAAGGGGAGATGACTGTAGGGTAGGCAGCGGGCGACAGCAAATGATCTGGGAGAGAGGTTAGTGACCGGGTCTTCCTCTATCCCCCACACCAGGATCGCACGCCCAGCGCCTCCCCAGACTTGGCGAAGCACTCccccctggctctcctggccGCCACCTGTAGCCGAATCGGACAGCCGGGAGCCGCCCCTTCGGATTTCCTACAGGTCTCCTACGACCCAGCTCTGGGATCTCCATCCAGGATCTTCCACCCGTGGAGTAGCGAGATGCCGGCCCATTCcccgggggggctcccccctTCGCATCCCAGCCTGGGCCTTACCCCCCAGAAGAGCCACCTGCAGCCCTCCTTCGGGGGCGCTCAcgagctgcccctcacccccccggcTGACCCTTCCTACCCCTACGAGTTCTCCCCAGTCAAGATGCTCCCTTCCTCCATGGCCGCCTTACCCACCAGCTGCCCGCCCGCCTACGTCCCCTACGCCGCCCAGGCTGCCCTGCCGCCTGGCTACTCCAACCTGCTGCCCCCGCCGCAGCCCTGCCGGCAGCTCTCCCCCAACCCGGCCCCCGAGGACATCCCTTGGTGGAGCCTccagcaggcgggggcgccgggcAGCTGCAGCCACCGCTTCCCGGCCGCCGCCCTGCCCCGGAGCCTAGTGCTGGGCCCTTCAGACCTGGCCCAGTACCAGACGCAAATCGCCGCCCTGCTGCAAACCAAGTCTCCCCTGGCGGCCACGGCCCGCcgctgccgccgctgccgctgcccCAATTGCCAGGCGGCGACGGGCAGCGCCCCGGAGGCGGAGCCGGGCCGGAAGAAGCAGCACATCTGCCACATCCCGGGCTGCGGCAAGGTCTACGGCAAGACCTCGCACCTGAAGGCGCATCTGCGCTGGCACACGGGCGAGCGGCCCTTCGTCTGCAACTGGCTCTTCTGTGGAAAGAGCTTCACGCGCTCGGACGAGCTGCAGCGGCACCTGCGGACTCACACGGGCGAGAAGCGCTTCGCTTGCCCCGTGTGCAACAAGCGCTTCATGCGCAGCGACCACCTGGCCAAGCACGTGAAGACCCATCAGAACAAGAAGCTCAAAGCCGCGGGGGACGGCGTGAAGCGGGAGGACGCGCGGGGCCTGTGACCCGGGGCGCCGCTCCGCCGTGGAGATTCGGGACCTACCGCCCTGTCTGAGCGACCGTCGCACCCGGAGTCCTGTCCCGGGAGACTGGAGGGGCTGCGAGGCGGGCCCAGCAGCCCTGGGAGGGCCAGGAGTCGCGGGCCCTGGAGTCCTGCCGGTGAGCTGTGGGCTTTGCAGCCTTCTCTCAGGAGGTGCTCCAGGGGTTCGGCCCTAGGAGGAAGATGCAGGACCTGCGCCCGGCtcgggtgggggtctgggattgGAGCCCTGCCCTGGAGGTTTACAGGGCTCCGGGAGGCATTGTCCTATGTCCGCCCCATTGTCCTGAAGGAGCCCTTGGACAAATCCCCTTCTCTGGCTCAGGGCAAAGCTGCGGGAAACACGTGACTCCTTCACGCCTTGCCACTGGCATCAGGATCTTTCTGGCTACTGCTTCGTGGGAGTGAAGTCCAGCTGATTCCAGGACTGTCCCGCTCCCTTCCTGGGAAAGCTCTGGACGCAGGCTGGGCCACAGaatcactccctcctccccgcgaTGTAAACGGAGTTTCTTACCATGGGCTCCTCTGAGACAGTAAATAGAAGCAACAGAGTTAGTCTGGACACCTGGGCCTTCATTTCTTTCCGGGGAAGTGACTGAACTTTTGTGTACAGGTTATTTAATAGCTTTGTTTGAATAAAAGTGTTTTTCTTGTCCGTGGCTCCACGGGAGGGTCCAGCATGAGATGTTTCTGTAAAGCGACCTGCAAGTGCAGcgtgaaaataaatacattaacacTGGGGTCATATTGAGAAGATCCCACTGAGTCGGTTTCATTTGATCTATTCTTCCTTCTGAAGGCTTTACAAAACGCCGCAGTTTGAAGAACTGTTTTATCGTTTATTTAGTCTGAGCAAACGCATCAGCCACATTTATTTGGTAAACACCCGACTGTTGAAATAGCAAGTTAAGCCACAATCTGTTCCCCACATTTCATGCTCAAAAGTTTTCAGTCTCCCCTATGGAATGCATTGTGATCTACAGGAATAGAAGACTTAACTTCTGTTGAGTGCACTCCATTTAATGCACTCCAAAGTTTAGCAATGTTTAAACTTTAACAACAGAGTGTGAATTTACTATTGCTTTAGGAATAACAGTTAAGAATTGTACTTGGTAAATGGTCTTAAGATGTGGACTCTTGGGCTGATGTTACATTTATTGGTTCCGGTAAATCCAAAGCCAAGCCATGGGCATCAACGGGGAACAAaggataaaaataattaaatcttCACAGAGCTGATAGTAAAAACTATATTCTGAATCTGCGTGAAGGTGGGAATTGTCACAGTTAATACACCCTTCTTATATGAAAAGAAATGCATGGCAGCATGATATTGTGCTTCAGCTTAACTAGGTATTTCCTGCCTTTTGTTGGGCTCTGTCACAGCACAATTAAAATacttttcatattttaattttccttttgtttaatcCTTGCACTATTTTGGGGGCAGGGTATATGCAATGCTCCCTCTCTTGTTCATCATGTCTCACTCAGTTCCTTAAGTGAAAATCTAGagattttttaaacacatttacaAGGTTAAAATTTTTTTTACCAATAACTAGTACAGCTTTCTTTGAGGCATTATCAGTCATATGTATCTATTTGGGCACATAATGTTgccaaaatgtcttttaaaaGTAGTTACTATAATAACATTAGCCAGTGagctaataaaaatattaagcaattataaaaaaaataaactgatCATGATCTTTGACTAATCACTTGCaaaatttaacttttaaaaacaggGACAGCTATACTAAGAGTTCTTTAGTGGATACAAACATAAACTTTCTCTATTAATTATCCATAAAATAGTTGAAGATTCTTTTAACAAATTGGTCAACTTTTTTTAGGTTCAACATCCATGTCAAATTTCAGACTCAAATAGACCTGCCAGATGAGTACTGTATTGTAACAGAAGTTATGGCACAATCTTAATTCTAAATAGAGATATGGTTTACCAGATAGCTTTTAATCAAATATGGGAGTTAGCAGTTTTATAAATATTTGAAATGTTTAATGATAGTACATGTAAATGGTGTTATGTATTCATTAGGATCTGAGCTATGAAAATAACCCAATTCAAAAGTACTCTACTGAACTTTAACATCTGAAACACTTGTCCAATTTGTAATTATCGTAAACTGCACACTACAGCTATAGGAAAATATGTTCATGTATATGGGCCTTACAATTTCTGCAGCAATAATTTCAGGCTCAAAGTATTAACTTAATAAAGGGATATGAGTTATTGGTTATAGATTATTTCGTATCTACACAATATCATAtatgaaagaaatattttaatttactgAATGAAATTCTATTGCTAAATATGCACTTTACATTTAACTTTATGCTGCTTATGCTATTTAAGGGCATGTTATTTATATTGTAAAAAAGTAAGTGACAGTCATAGGAAAAATAGTAGACTTAGAGGGTCCAAATGCAGAGGTTCTCACTCATGTAAAATATTCACTATTAATTATGGAGTGATTTTAAATTTCAAAAGATTTTGTGGTATAAAACGGCATCTTCTCATTCTTACTTAGTACAATTAACTCAACATGATAGAGCCTCAAATTTAGCACTGGTTTAAATAGGAACTTGTTTCCCAAAACAGGGACATAGCCAATTTTAAAACATCATGCAGTTCCATACAATTAAACTCTGTTTACAAAGAAATGGACAAGGATGGAAAGAATTGCTATTGATAGAATGGAGGGAAAGGAAATATACTTTGACAGAGTTAAAGTTCCTTTTAAGCAATAATATAATGGACTTTGGCCTTTTGTTGCTAAATAAATGGAAAGACCAAAATGGAGCATGAATGTGAGGTTAACCAAGATATTTCTTGTTTTACAGCAGGAGTTTAGTCTGAGTATGTAATCCCTTTATCCCATTATACTAAACAAGGCTCATATAAATAGCCTGATGGTCACTGATGCAGCAGTGGGGGCGGTTTCTAAACTAGACAGTTATGGAAAACTCTATTCCAATTGAATTACAGCATGGATTTGATCTGTATCTAGCTAATCCAAAGCCATGATATTTGTAAATGTTCATGTATACAAGTTCACCTTTTTATAATTTGGTCTTTAGTTAGCTGCTATTGTTATATTTGTGGTACTAACCAGATATATTACTCTGAGTGGGTGTGAGACATTATTTCATTGGTGTAATAAACTTGGGGCCTGATCTTTCTTCCAATGAAGGcaatgcaaaactcccattgaccttAGTGGTGTAGGATCAATCTCACAGTAATATGGTTGGTTTCTAAAGACAAAACTAGTGAAGTACATAAAGCTTTGCTATTGACTTAATTGTCAGCAGATCAGGGCCTAGGGCTGTGGTAGAACAGGGCCACGATGTCACTGGGGATTTCTGCTAAAacaatacaaaaacaaacaagtcccccccctcaaaaaagaaaaaccccacCCTGCAGGCTTGATGCAGTTCATATATTTTACCCCGCTGTCAAAAAAAATCACTATCCAAATCTTAAAATCTGGAATCAGTGACaaacataaaaaaaatgaaacttcgAAAGTTATATAGAATTTAGCCCTCCAATGAATTTGAGATATAAGGAACAGCACATTGCTTCAACATAGCACATACATTTCTAGGACTTATTTCTACCTCAAATTGTACACTACAATAAAAATAACTCATTAACTTTACAGTCCTAAAATACATTGTGCACCCATCATTGCTTCCAATTAACTAGCTGTTAGTTTTATAAAATTAAGTGCTTAATATTCTTTAATTTTGAGTGTGCATGTTATTCAAGGTCAGTTCAACTCTGAATTTTATATCTTCTAGGTTATTTGCTATAACAAACACATCATATAGGCTATTTTATCTCACAGCTAATTCAAATAGTAAGACAAATACATTATATAGTCTCATTCTTTGAAATGCTTTCTCTACAATGCTGAAAAGTGACTTTCAAACCTGGGGAAGTGTCAAAAAACATTCTATGTTACAAGAAAAAGCTATATTCCCCTAAACTATCAGCTAAGGACCTAATCCTGCAATCTTTACTCAGGCCTTAATGCAGACAAGACTCATGACTTCAGTAACATTCATGCCTAAGTGAGAATTGCAGAATCAAAATTGTAATCTTTACcattctcattctctgttttgttgaTAACATAACAAAACCATATATTTACGTTTATGAGAATCTCAGTCTGTTACTTTAGAAGTACTGTAAATACAATATCACAATTTCAGCTGCATAACTTCACTTCAGACCTGAGTAGGAGAAAGTAAATTGTGAAGAGAAATATCTTCTTTAAATACACATCTTTGGTCAAAAAAACCCAAAGTGACAAATGAACATTTATGAAAGGTaaatgatatattttaaaaatctctccaGTTAAAGTGATGTTTATAAAGTTATGAAACTACTGCAGATAATGTAGTTAATCTAACAGAATCAGATCATGTTTTACTAATTACATGACTGGTAAATTCAACGGGCAATGGGAAGTTCTGCATAAAATTCAGTGTCAGAATATGGTCATGTGTTTTAAATTATTCCTGGGAATTTTTTGTATTGTTTCTGGTGGAGTCTATCTTGTGAGGGGTAACATTTCATTACGCATACACCTCTTTTTTAAGCATAATATTTCTTATTTTCTGTTGCAGATTTCTCTTACATATTTGCTAGTTCTTTTGTATTGCATCTGAATCAGATTAGTTGCagcagctatttttaaaaatctcctagTTGACTGAGATATCCACTCAAATAATGTCCCCATGTATGATCCTTCCCTCCATGACAGAAAGCAAATAGATGCTATTTGTTAAAGATTTAATCACATAATTGGGGCATATTGGGATTTTTGCAGAGAGGTACTGGTTACATTAATTTTAGAGTAACTCTAGCTTACATATTACAAACTGTAGTATTGTCACAAATATCTAATAGACCATTGAATAGTGAAGAAACAGGCAATGTAATACATTTTTCCTTGCTGACATCTTGATAGTTTTACTTAATTGGACATGATGTACATTCTACCCTTCACTTTTTTATTATGTTCCCACATTATTCCCAATTGTATTTCAGGCTTTGGCATAATCATTAGACATATGGCAGTCCCCTTATAGCTTGGGCATTATTCATTTTGTTCATTCCATGCAGAGTACCAACACAATATCTATGCACCTTATGTAGTGAAGTTCACACTACCATATCCAGTTTGTTGAAATGAAAGTTTATGACATTAGAATAGAtcctctattttatttttattcttacaACTATATTAAAAGATGTAGGTTTACTCATTAATTATATACCGGTATCCATTTTAGTGAAGTTCACCTGAATTCTTATGTAAAAGATATGTAGATTCTAGCCATCTCAACAAACTCAGCAGATGATGGATTTACCTGCCAACCCACAGGTCTGGTAGATTTTCATGCCAAATTTGTGAAATATATGTCATGTATCTGAAAGTATTTTGCAATTAGTAACCCTCACAACAGTTGGGTAACTGTTACAGAAAAGCGTAAACTACGGCCCAGAGCTGTTATATGTCATGTCCACATAAGTAAAAAGAAGAGGCAGAAAAGAATTCAGAAGTTCTGTTTGCAACTGTTTTGCTTTCATTCTTTGATTATATCATCATATCCCTCAGGGAAATAATATTATGGATGAGCTTCCTAATAAGATCAATCTTTAAAAAATCAAACCCATATCCCACATCCTAACCTTGCAATTGTGCTATTGTCAATTCATTCAGAAATTAATGCTCTGCTCTGGATAGCTGCAAATGAATTTAAAACACTGGTTTTAACATCAAGAAACAGCAAGAGTTACTTGAAGAGTCCAGCCACCGTGTCACAATATCCTAGTGTAAGGCCACAGATTGTGATATCACAAATCCAGCATTATATTAGTGTAGCCTTTTGGATGGGATGTAAGATGAACCAGGACTTAAAATCCTTTAATTAGAACACATTAGACCTGCCATATTAAGGGCTTGACTATACATAAACaagcccatatgcaggaatttctgaaGGGgatgcttttttgtaaatgtggattgcaattttttttaaatataaaaggaGTTCAAAACAGTCATACAATGAGTATGcgtaagagaggttaatgaaaaatgtgagtggTGACATCAAAGACAGTTACTCTGAATTTGTAACTCAAGCAGACCCTGGCCCCTAcatgtgagggtgggactgagaAGGAGGGCTTCTCCGGGTGCTATAACAGCAGGATCTGGGAAATTTCCTGGAgagaagaggcagcaaaggtggcttTGCTGGGGTGCTGTGAAGTGGAAAAGGGGGatgtctgtgggcagaggaaatggaaggaggcagagaaggaggtTGGGGATGCCAGGTTGAGAAGGGGGGTTGGGAGTCTGAGTAGACAGGGAAGGATCTGAGGACAAGGAAAATGAAAAGAGGATGGGGGGCCACCATGCAGAGGCAAGTGCCCCGCTGGCTACCCAGCCCCCACTAGGCTGGTTTGACAGCTGCTCTGAACTCTGgtgggctgcccctttgtgaTGCCTCAGGGGTTGCCAGCCTACACCGACAGATTCCACCAGGGCAGCTAGGCGCTGGGCTTAGGACGCAGCCACCCGGGGCATGGCAGAGGGTAGGACAGCAGGCAGTTGGGGATGCAGGGTGCTTTGTCCTGCACCTTGCTCTGCTGCTGAGCCCGCTGACCCAGCAGCCCATGAGTGCCAAGAACGACAGCAGCTTTGCGCTGGAGCAAGTCATGGTGGAGCTAATAGTGCAGTTCTTAGAGCCAGGTTAGGGGAGGAGCTGGGCCAACTCCTCCCCTCATGCTCACTTGGGGAACAATGGGGGGTGCATTTGCACCcttcgcacacacacacacacacaccctcccatgTATGGACCTGATAAACCACTGCCGCAGCAGCATAGGATTGTCCCATtggtgtagttaatccacctccctgagaggtaGTAGCTAGGTCAATGtgagaattcttctgttgacttagTGCTAGCTATATTGGGGGCTGGGTTACCTGTGGATTTTTTCACTCCCCTGAGTGAAGTGGTTATATCAACCTAATTTCATAGTGTATACCAGAGCTGTGTaagaccaatggtccagctaACCCAGAACCCttattctgacagtggccagtaccagcgCTTCAGGGAGAATTTTCAGAGCAGGGCAATTTGGAGAAATCTGTCTTCCCTCCTGGCTTCTGGCTGTCACAGGTTCAGAATTGCCTTGAGTGTGGGTTTAcattcctaatcatttttggCTAATAGCTGCTAGTAGTTAATGTAAGCTATCGAGGCATTAATTACTgctgttgatggacctatcttccataaAATGATGCAGCTCTTTTTAAACTCAGTTATACTTCTGGCTGTCACAATATCCCATGACAATGAGTACCACAGATCAAGTGTACATTATGCAAAAACAATTTCCTCTTGTTTGTATTCAATCTGATGCTTGTTAATTTAATTATGTGACCTgcctcactcttgcaccccccaGTTTTTGTATTATGGGAAAGGTTGACTCacacttctttattcactttttccacaccattaaTGATTTTATAAAGTTCTTATTTATACCTCCCCTAAAAGTCTCTTTTCTAAAGTGAACAGCCCTAATCTTTTTCTTGATCCTTTTGTTGCCTTCTGTGAATCTTTTCCAGTTCCATTATATTCTTTTTGAGatagggtgaccagaactggacacagtagtcAAGGTACAGGTGCACCCCAGCTTTATATACTGGAATTATAATACCagctttattttctatccctttcctaatagttcttAACATACTTTTTGACCACAGCAGCACATTGAACTGAAGTTTTTATAGAGCTATCTACAATGGCCCCAATGTCACTTTCTTGAGAGGAGACAGCTAGTAGCTGGGATTATTTCAGTGTGCATTTGTGACGGGGTGTACAAATCCCACACTAAAGAACAAGGGATGAAAGAGCACCTCTGGGCCCAGGTTACTCCAGCAAGCCACACCTGCAAAGAATACACAAACTGGAGCTTAAAAGGGGAAGCAGAGCAGTGCAGTGCCCCTGAACTGTCCACTCCCTATTCCAGATCAATAATGAATGTGGTGACCAGCATATATCTCAGTACTGATCCCTGGGAGAATTGTTTATCCCCACCCTATTATGAAAACTGTCCAttaattcttcctctgtttcctaGGTTTTAACCAATTACTGATAATTGAAAGAACTTTTGTGTTATATCATGATTACTTAGTTTCCTAAGggacctttggtgagggatcttatCAAAGACTGTCTAAAAATCCAAATATACTATATTGACTGGATCACCCTTGTGCACGTATGTTGACTGCCTCAAATAATTCTAATAAATTGGTGAGACATG belongs to Pelodiscus sinensis isolate JC-2024 chromosome 7, ASM4963464v1, whole genome shotgun sequence and includes:
- the SP5 gene encoding transcription factor Sp5, whose amino-acid sequence is MAAVAVVRNDSLQAFLQDRTPSASPDLAKHSPLALLAATCSRIGQPGAAPSDFLQVSYDPALGSPSRIFHPWSSEMPAHSPGGLPPSHPSLGLTPQKSHLQPSFGGAHELPLTPPADPSYPYEFSPVKMLPSSMAALPTSCPPAYVPYAAQAALPPGYSNLLPPPQPCRQLSPNPAPEDIPWWSLQQAGAPGSCSHRFPAAALPRSLVLGPSDLAQYQTQIAALLQTKSPLAATARRCRRCRCPNCQAATGSAPEAEPGRKKQHICHIPGCGKVYGKTSHLKAHLRWHTGERPFVCNWLFCGKSFTRSDELQRHLRTHTGEKRFACPVCNKRFMRSDHLAKHVKTHQNKKLKAAGDGVKREDARGL